One window of Medicago truncatula cultivar Jemalong A17 chromosome 2, MtrunA17r5.0-ANR, whole genome shotgun sequence genomic DNA carries:
- the LOC112418288 gene encoding exodeoxyribonuclease-like, with the protein MKLVSWNVRGLGGLEKRKDVRSLVQEKRPWILCLQETKLGRCDDGLRLAVWDGQSVAFSFRPSLGASGGLMTLWDSSEVEVWSSSSFDHVLSIHGRFISSNEEFHLFNVYAPCNSNDRQVLWDSLSSRLQVLRGKKVCVCGDFNAVRNREERRSVSASGGMLDFEAFNQFIVENALFDLPLCGRNFTWFKGDGKSMSRIDQFLLSEDWCLTWPNCVQVAHLRGLSDHCPLILSVDEENWGL; encoded by the coding sequence GAGGGCTTGAAAAGAGAAAGGATGTTCGCTCGTTGGTGCAGGAAAAGCGTCCTTGGATTTTATGCCTTCAAGAAACTAAATTAGGTAGGTGTGATGATGGTTTGCGTCTTGCGGTTTGGGATGGTCAGTCGGTGGCGTTCTCTTTTCGTCCTTCTCTAGGGGCGTCGGGTGGGTTGATGACATTATGGGATTCGTCGGAGGTCGAGGTGTGGTCCTCAAGCAGTTTTGATCATGTTCTTAGCATACATGGCCGTTTTATTTCTTCTAATGAGGAGTTTCACTTGTTCAATGTGTATGCTCCCTGTAACAGTAATGATAGACAAGTTTTATGGGATTCTTTGTCGAGTCGTCTTCAAGTGCTGCGGGGTAAAAAGGTGTGTGTTTGTGGGGATTTTAATGCGGTTAGGAACAGGGAAGAAAGACGTTCCGTGAGTGCTTCTGGAGGTATGTTGGATTTTGAAGCTTTTAACCAGTTCATTGTAGAAAATGCGTTGTTTGACTTGCCACTGTGTGGCCGAAATTTTACCTGGTTTAAAGGAGATGGTAAGTCGATGAGTCGCATTGACCAGTTTCTTTTGTCTGAAGACTGGTGTTTAACGTGGCCGAATTGTGTTCAAGTCGCTCATCTGAGAGGTTTATCTGATCACTGTCCTTTGATTCTTTCGGTGGATGAAGAAAATTGGggactgtaa